Below is a genomic region from Pirellulales bacterium.
CACAACTGACGGAGGCGGCGGAATGATCTATGCCGCACCACCCTACGTTCGTTGTCAGAACGAAAACCATGCGCCGAGGTCCCGCCTACCACGCGCAGCGCTGATGACCGCAACTTTTCTGATCGCGATGCTCATCGCCTTCCGTGCAGCACCACAAACCTCGGACGACGTCGCCCAAAGCGTCTATCCGACGCTGCACTGTGCCTATGCCGAGCTGCCCACCACGTGGCTGCCGCACAACGCACGGCTGCCGGTCGAGCGGCAGGCCGCGGAATTGCTCTACAGCCGGCTGGTGCGTCCGGTGGCCGGCGATGCAGGATATGAACCGCAATTGGCCGTCGAATTCCCACTCGCGTTGGCCAAAGGGCGGTCGTTCGAGCTGCCGCACGCGCCGCCGGCGAAATGGTCGGACTATTCCGAGCAACAGCCGCACCTGGTCACCGCGGCCGACGTGGCGTGGACGATTCGACTGCTCGGCCGCGAGGCCATGCCCGGTTTTTCGCCCGCCTGGTCGCAAGCGCTGGCGGGGGCCGGGCCCGCCGGGGCTGACGACCCGTTCACGCTCTCCATCCGGCTGGCCCGCGATCACTGGGATCCGCTGTCGTTCATGCACTTTGCGATCTTGCCCAAGCATCGCTTTCCGCAGGGCGGCACCCAGCAGGAGTGGCAAGCGTTCGACGAACAGCCCCTGGGAAGCGGGCCGTATCGACGGGCAGAGCACAACGACCAGATGGTCCGCTTTGTGGCCGGCTCCGACGTTCCCGCCAGGCCCGCCATTCGCGAGATCACCTTTCATGTCTTGTCGCCCGACGAGGCCGTGCTGCAGCTCTACGAAAAGCGGTTGCAGCTTGTGGCCGATTTGCCTGCCGCCTTGGTCAAGCAAGTCAAAGAGCGCGGCGGGCGTGTGGTCACGCTGCATCCGCCGAGCGTCTGGTTTTTGGCGCCCAACTTCCGGCATCCGGCGATGCAAAGTCAGGACCTGCGTTTGGCTCTGGCCCACGCCATCGATCGCAAGGCGAT
It encodes:
- a CDS encoding ABC transporter substrate-binding protein, with product MTATFLIAMLIAFRAAPQTSDDVAQSVYPTLHCAYAELPTTWLPHNARLPVERQAAELLYSRLVRPVAGDAGYEPQLAVEFPLALAKGRSFELPHAPPAKWSDYSEQQPHLVTAADVAWTIRLLGREAMPGFSPAWSQALAGAGPAGADDPFTLSIRLARDHWDPLSFMHFAILPKHRFPQGGTQQEWQAFDEQPLGSGPYRRAEHNDQMVRFVAGSDVPARPAIREITFHVLSPDEAVLQLYEKRLQLVADLPAALVKQVKERGGRVVTLHPPSVWFLAPNFRHPAMQSQDLRLALAHAIDRKAILDAVFRPSGGESDHAELTGPFPHDCWAYDADVPAFDGQQASPLADEAKRKLGNLPPLKLVYRASEPGAEQACRQMAAQVGKVGIELELTGLSAAEFFPRVLDLHDFDLVYWRHDFSDQTFWLGGLLDPDPRSQARGGPNFLGYTPDASVNEFFRDLALHKRFVDLQRTMHKFHAHVARTAIVIPLWQLDTYLAIDDALAGVELSPLTLFGDVANWRFKGGEGQ